tcgtggaggttattgaatgtgcaagtggaatatagcttCTGAGGGCTccaatatccttgaattgtttctggttatatttccagtaaattgttaattactaaAATATGATTGCTTGACTTAtaaattgagattgttatttgagcaatgtgcttgtatgtgtgttcttggcctcacgagcgtttttgctcaccctgtagatttgttttccttaacaggattgaactTGGCGAGGTATCGAAGAAACCTTCCTGCTAcgcttttgtttagggtttctattacttTTGACTTTGTCTtgacttttgggttgtattttggAATCCGAATGTAACTTTTGGAGTATGATGGTTGTTGAACACCCGATGTGCGGATTGGATATCGGATGACTTttattaaacttgaacgcttccgcatttattGTATCTAAGTTATTGACTCGTATGGTGTGGTCCGGCAATAAGTTtaaatggaattgcttgagtcctggcgagagttaggcaggcgtcccgcggataccttttggttcgccttagggagaagtgggggcgtcacaattggtatcagagcgctaggttagcgctaggttagagatctatatgggagacatattggaTACTCTACCCTTAAAACCTGAGACCAGATAATTTAGTTATACCTAAATAGGTATTTGGGGCATACTAGAGCTTGGGGTAGGCATGCATAAACGACATCCGAACTAGATAGCgatttaaatttctaacccgaaaggtgctattattttgcagggatggaaaacgGAAATGGAGTTCCGTCAGCTAACGGGAAtagccatgcgaatggtcatgtaGTGCCTCCTATGCCTATCTACTACCGAGCTTTAGGTGGGGGAGCTCGTGCACGCTACTCGCCTGCTACTCGATACCCCCGATGTACTTGTAGCGTCACCTTTGCTTACCCGAACTACCTCGTGCTTgctctggacgacgagcgtcgtcaacTAGTGGATCTTAATAGGGATCTTCAAGCAGAGGTGTACGAGCTTAGacagatggttagcgctcagggtAAGCGGATTGCTGAGCTCGAGGAGGTGATTGAAGGTGAAGTGGCCACGTCTGCTGTGGTCCATGATGAGCTTCAGGATACTAGGGCTCAACTTACTAGGTTGAGGGAGGAGGTCCGTAGTAGGGCTTCCGATATCGTAGCTGATGCCACTAGGTTAGTGGAGGATGCGATGGAGGTAGCTCCTAGtcctgaggaggaggatcctgaagaggaggttcctcctgatagtcctactgtggactaggtctAGGCAATTTGACCACTCTATGACTCTTTTGACTAGTATAGCTAGTTTTAGcaggggtgatgctaagtgctgagaccattgtattttgcatgactgtgtggcctattTTTGGAAGCACTTgctttactttagtcttctgtgactaaaagcaCTCTTGTgacacctgtgtgctatatttttgtgactaccccatgacttgctaattgtatgaactggatatgttaatgaatgtaaattattgttaatttcaatattttcttgatttgttcctACTCTTTACTTTGCAtcgcataatttatttattcttgcactaggcacgcctaggttatggaaggactaagaggtggtcgaggccgtggtcgaagtcgtgggcgagggactagacaggcccaacctcaaaggggtgaccagggatcggcaactgcacCGATCCAAGGTCAGAAAAATttttgagggtaatcaagtggctactgccattaataggatgactgatatacTAGAGCGCCTAGCTGATAGACAAGGCCCTGGACCATTTAGCCAACCTGGGGGTCAagaaagaggagaggatagagccttagagagattcttgaaatttaacccgcctaagtttcttggcgaacctgatcctgaggtggcggagaattggttggaaaggatgaccaacatattcgctgctttagactacactgaagataggcgagtgaatttcgctgcttttcaatttgagagagtagcccgtgcttggtaggatctgataaaaggaaaatgggataGAACTCAAACCCCGTagacttgggagaattttacaaggaaatttaatgaaaagtttcttccgcccttaattcaagagaagagggaggatgaatttatcaagcTGAAACTGGGAACTcttagtgtagcggagtatgaaggaaaattcactaaactttccaagtATGCCCCTGAGCTAGTGGTCAATGAACGAAAGAGGATTAGACGGTTTATTCAGGGATTTAATGTAGTGGTACAAGAGGgcttggctgcagcccaaatctctacattcaCGGAGGCACTAGAGAAAGCTCAGAGGGTAGAAAATGTAAGGATGCAAGTGAGAGACTTCCACAGTAGAAAAAGAAACTTTCCTAGCCATACCTCTGGTCAAGCAAGTAAGAGTGCACAACCTTCCAAGATAGGAAGAGGAGTTGGAGGAGTGAAGTCTgttggagcttctaggggagctctaaCTAGAGGGGGCCGTAATGGAACAACTCAAGTTAGGGGAGCACCTCCTACTGGATCGGCTGTGACTCCTCAAGTTACATGTGGATACTGCGGTAAATCCAACCATTCTGAGAACGATTGCTGGAGAAAGTCGGGGAAATGTTTATTTTGTGGTAGTACTGAACATCAAGTCGCCAATTGTCCAAAATCACCAAAGACAGGGGAAAATGCTCAAAGACCAGAAAAGTCAGTCTCTAAGCaaaccagtgccggagggagtcaaccgaaagtaccggccagggtttatgcactggattatCAACAAGTTCCTGAGGCAACTGAGGTGGTAGAATGTAcgattccaatctttcaccgtttagctagggttttaattgatccaggtgctacacattcttttgtaaaccctaatttcatgagtaggatagacttgaagccaattaagttaccatatgatctagaggttaaaacgcctactggggatcaaagtctaattgctaacttggtgtatCAAGATTGTGAAGTCTGGATTGGGGAACGAAAATTATCGACTGATTTGatgggattgatgattaagggatacgatgtaatcttagggatggattggttagcccgttataatgctcagcTAAACTGTAGGACGAAAGTTGTGGAGTTGCGTATTCCAGGAGAAGCAACCCTGAaactggatgtaaggggtagattagATTCGTCTACatttatttcaggaattcgggctagaaaattattaagtaaaggagctcaagggtatttggcttttcttattaacacccttagtgataaggtgaatttggaggacatgcctgtagtgaaagactttcctgatgtttttcctgaagaattggagtccctACCCCCGGATCGGGAAATAGCCTTTAAGATCGATATAACTCCGGGAGTAGCCCCTATTTCTAGgacgccatatcgaatggccccagccgaattgaaggagttgaaattgcaattacaagatttGCTAGAAAGGGGTTTTATtaaagagagtgattctccgtggggagccccagttttgtttgttaagaaaaaggacgggagtttgaggCTATGTATAGACTATAGATGATTGAATAATGTTACaactaagaataaatacccgctgccccacattgatgagttgtttgaccaattaCAAGGGACTGTAGTATTCtctaagttggatttgagacagggttattatcagttgaggattttggagaaggacatacccaagactgcttttaactcgagatatgggcattttgaatttgccgtgatgccatttgggttaacgaatgctcctgctgcttttatggatttaatgcatagggtctttaaaccttatctagaccaatttgtggtggtctttattgatgacatattggtgtattctaagaatgtgaaagaccaTGAGAAACACTTGAGGGTTGTTTTGCAGACCTTAAGGGAGcaccaattgtatgctaagtttagcaagtgtgagttttggttaaaagaagtgactttcttggggcacataatttctaaggatgggattaaagtggatccagctaaaatTGAAGccgtttcgaaatggaaacgaccggaaaaccctaccgaggttcggagttttattggtttagcagggtattaccggagattcattcaggattttttgaaaatcactggacccatgactgaattgaccaagaaaaatgggaggTTTATATGGAGTCTTAAGTGTGAGaaaagttttcaggaattgaaaAGAAGGTTAACAATGGCACCTGTGTTAGCTTTGCCAAATGGAAAGGATAGTTTTATGGTTTACACGGACGcctctaaggaaggtttgggatgtgttttgatgcaaaatgataaagtgatagcatatgcctctaggaaattgaaaccgcatgaagggaattacccgactcatgatttggagttagcggttgtggtctttgctttgaagaaatggagacattatttgtatggagtaacatttgaggtttttacggaccacaaaagccttaaatacttgttttctcaaaaggagctgaatttgaggcaacgtagatggatggaatttctggaagactaTGGCtgtacgattaagtaccatccagggaaagctaatgtagtggccgatgctttgagccgtcaagtgcaaatggctggattgatgattaaggagtttCAATTATTGGAAGAAGTGAGTTACTGGAATCCTCGATTGGAACCAAGAAAGGTAATTTTGGGAAATATTATAGTAACTTCCACCTtattggaacgtattaaggaatttcaagaaaagaaCACGGAAGTGCAAAAATGGGCGGAAAAGGTTAAAATGGGAGAAAAGACAGATTTTAATCTGGggtcagatggaatattgagatttcggaaTCGGATAGTTGTGCCAAAGAATGAAGGGTTTAGAAAGGAAATCTTAGAAGAGGCACATCAatcaaagtttacggtacatccaggagagaataaaatgtaccaagacttaaaGAATCTGTATTGGTAGGAGAACATGAAGagggaaattgcccaatttgtccaaatatgtttaatttgtcaacaggttaaagccgaacattagaaaccatcaggacttttgcaacctctagaaatacctgagtggaaatgggagaatatcactatggattttgtatcgggattaccaagaacacagagaggccatgatgcgatttgggtaatagtggatagattgaccaagtcggcccattttctgccgattaacatgaagtacccgttggagaagttggctaggttgtatttggatgagatcattaggttgCATGGTATATCTGTGAGTATCGTGTCCGACAGGGATccgagatttgtttcgagattctggcaaaagatgcaagaggtattggggactaagttgaactttagtaccacttatcatccccagactgatggacagtcggagaggacaattcaaacacttgaggacatgttaaggacttgtgttctggactttggagaaaattggagtaagtctttgactttagtggaatttgcctacaacaatagtttccactcttctattcagatggccccgtatgaggcactttatggtcggaaatgtaggtctccaatttgttgggacgaaataggtgaacggaaaatcctAGATCCGACCacagtatcttggattgaggaagctaatAAAAAGGTAAAGTTGGTACGCCAGAGAATTCAGACTGCCCAGAGccgccaaaagagttatgccgataatcgaagaaaggatttggagtttactgttggagatttggtatttctcaagattacacctTTGAAAGCAAGCTTGATGTccgggaaaggaaagaaattacaGCCAAgatttgtagggccttataagattatccaacgtgtggcgagtgtagcctataagttggaattaccgccaagtttatctcgaatcaataatgtgtttcatgtatctatacttaagaagtatcatccggACCCATCACATGTCTTACAACCAGAGAGTATTGAGATGGATGAGACCTTAacttatgaagagaaaccggttaagcttctggataggaaggtgaagaaattgagaaataaacagataccattagtaaaggttctctggaagaaccatgggttggaggaggcaacttgggaggtcgaagaagcaattcgagaaaagtatccagacctgttcgtcaatcaaggtaaatttcgaggacgaaatttcttaagggggagaggatgtgaggattcGAAAATTCTATTATTcttaaaatccctaattttggctaaattaattatttatttggatttttgccacgaataatattttctagccttattagagctaagtacatggttttatagtttcgttatatttttaaagtgtctcatttcaaaaaaaaattattttcttaaaagcttgattagaaaaaaaaaaaaagtgagaacgtgtctaaacactttagccaattgggagtgcaataagctcaaaattttgagatatatacaatggttctaaaataggcaattttaggtttaaaaacTCATGTGATAGTTGGTAGTACGATTGTTCTAAaaatttctcgaaggtttcattttattgcgcctaaattggaaatacgtgttttcacgtgcgccattaattgagggactttggacaattattttgggacaattaagaatgaataatatttatatgaatgtaagtgccctagaggtttagtgcactagtgcaacaaacttaagagaaatcgaacacaaaacgcgcgcgtaggcGCACTAGTTGCAATtgatttttacgtacttaaatTATTACACGAGTAGCGTTCCTTATACGCCAAAGGATCAGCAAACCATTTCCTTTCTTCAAGCTCCTTGGACGGCTAGCAGCTGCAAAGAAACAACCAAAAACTTTCAACATTCCCTCTACAAATCTTACTCAATCTACCAAACTCTCAAAAAAATTCAACTACATCTACCTCAACACTTGGGAAGTCCATTTAGCTGCAAAAGGAAGGAGCTATCCACGGTTCTCTTCAAGCTTCAAAAGGGCCGAAACTTCTGTCTTGACCAACCATCAAAGTAGGTAATGATATAATACCTTAAACTTATCCTATGGAAGTTAAATTACACTTATAAGCTTGAATTTGCATATGGGTTGTGGTTGATGttggagaaattggaaaagtgggctctatgaattcccactcttgggttgttgctgattttgtgcttgatgatgtttataatgtcggattagtgtttaagttagtggtttgttgaaggaaaatttGCTGGAAACTCACGTTGGGTGCAAAGGTCAaatctgaccattttgcccctactttgttcggccactttaatgcagaaatttgaggatttaatggcttgattgtgttgtttacatgttgtagaAGTTGTGTACAAATTTTCAGTGAAAAatgttgagttttggttgatcaAAAGAATTTATTTCCCAAAGCTGGTAATCTGGAAACGGTTGCCGTCGTAACCAAACCAGTGTTcgtatttcgtccataactccgtactTCGATGGCGAAATCAAGTGTcgttagtggcatttgaaactagacatacccatctttccaacggtatataatgcacgttctggttccatgtgtgtgaacTGCACCACTCTTCTGAATTCAGCTGCCCTGTttctccgttctgccgaaatgatttgatgatgctgcaactctaggcttaatttcgagccagttgcatgctgaaacttaaaacgatttcttctgtgaaattttagccctatgaatgtattttctaacagtATCAGCCATGCCCAAATCCAaattaaattgagtgagttatgatcaaaatacggtgactgccttgttcttgaaaaccttggatttggacagattaGATGTGAGACTTGTTGTAGCCTTAccaaatgaatttcttggtgctaaacacctaccaaatgtatcatGTATACTCCTTAGacttttcttgcacaaatgaaccatgctaggaggttttccttagccgaatgtttggaaacggagagaaagagagctaaaggcagtttggccttagtaatttcaaactttggttgattggttaaccaccttcccgaaggtatttttccacgaaagttgatagagagatacccttcatataggagtattataatacaaaatttggtatcaatccaagtccgtttagacacttaactaaaggtccaaagtcggaaccaaatctggaaatttgttaacagtcttgaaatttacccaactttgagctatcatatcttggtgttcgaaactccgattctcgatccgcttgttctgtcctaaaccttacttgcacctctaattgatctataaatttcaagggctggtttgcaacgagtgaattctgccgaattttcaaagttagcgaaaaaccaaccccggctcaatcctgggtgatttggaacagtaactttaagctcatttttgagcactttccacttcgattcatggaaaagtgtcttctaggaacttgtagtactttctaagaggtttccaacggtataaagttttccaattctcgacttatgccgagtgagttacgatttttcaaaaattcataacaaaactgaaattttccaactttcaaggaaatagagtttttcaagaaccctttattcttttgatattatctaaacgttttatccccgatttcctagataaagacttaaatacttttgaatgttatcaaacccctctcgaacctcgatttacgagtaattgggGTTCATTTTCACGGAATCCCCTAGATTAATACTAGTGAACGAATTATTCCTCGATATTTGGGATTTggatgataattcactattatttgctcaggcgcacacgaggaccttcaagaggatcccacggtggacgcttgaacttttCTTGACCTTACTTACACCtaatacttggtgagtgtcaggtgtatgtaaacttgttacatgtttaattgttattaatgattggaaatcttgaaagtggagtcgagtgtgtactttaccacactcgttctcattagaaatgaaatattaatggttgaaatgtattgaatgaatgattgaaatgcattgaatgaatgattgaaatgtattgaatgaatgaatgaaatgtaatggTATGCTATAGTTGcctacgtcgttggagtgaatctcctcgacacacaagtgcacatggggacgcccaaatctcattgaccgaccttggactcgagccggcatgggcttggtcgggaaccttggcgagccatgagatatatatgcTTGACCtagtgagaggtcttgcttggcatactcgagtagtatcgccacaaacaaatgacaggcgggcccgatacaggggtatataaggtgaaaggggacaggttaagtggagttctacggactaaacctacccgattgacggagtgtcaattcgtggaggttattgaatgtgcaagtggaatatagcttCTGAGGGCTCCaatatccttgaattatttctgGTTATATTTCCagtaaattgttaattactaaAATATGATTGCTTGACTTAtaaattgagattgttatttgagcaatgtgcttgtatgtgtgttcttggcctcacgagcgtttttgctcaccctgtagatttgttttccttaacaggattgaactTGGCGAGGTATCGAAGAAACCTTCCTGCTAcgcttttgtttagggtttctattacttTTGACTTTGTCTtgacttttgggttgtattttggAATCCGAATGTAACTTTTGGAGTATGATGGTTGTTGAACACCCGATGTGCGGGTTGGATATCGGATGACTTttattaaacttgaacgcttccgcatttattGTATCTAAGTTATTGACTCGTATGGTGTGGTCCGGCAATAAGTTtaaatggaattgcttgagtcctggcgagagttaggcaggcgtcccgcggataccttttggttcgccttagagagaagtgggggcgtcacacaatgTATGAGAAATCAACTAGGCCAGATACCAGTAATGCAAAATCAGCTAAGTCAGATGGCATTGGCAATCAACCGCCTGGAATCccaagtttttggaaaattaccTTCTCAACCTGAATTGAACCTGAAGAATGTAAGTGCAATGACTTTAAGGAGTGGGAAGGAAATTCAGGGGTCCGAACTCACGATTTCCAAGGACAAAGATAAGGAAAGGATCGATAATGAGCTTGAGAAGGAGGACAGCAATGGCACAAATCAAAAGATACTCTCTGATCCAGTCATTACAGTTAAAACTAACCCGCCTCCCTTTCCTAGCAGGTTGGAGAAACCGAAGAAGCAGTATAAGGAGAAGGAGATCCTGGAGGTATTCCGCAAGGTAGAGATCAATATTCCCCTGTTAGACGCCATCAAGCAAGTGCcgaattatgtaaaatttttgAGGGACCTATGTGTCAACCGAAGGCGGCTGAGAGGGGATGCAAGGGTCATTGTGGGGGAGAACGTGTCAGCAGTTCTCCAAAGGAACCTTCCACCGAAGTGCGGGGATCCAGGTAGGTTTACTGTCCCATGTAGGATAGGTAATACTTTGATTAGGAATACTCTGCTGGACTTAGGAGCATCAATCAACGTAATGCCTAAATCTATGTATGCTTCTCTGAACCTCAGTCCATTAAAAGAAACTGAGATAATAATCCAATTGGCAGACCGAACAAATGCATACCCTGATGGGTTGGTCGATGATGTGTTGGTTAAAGTTAATGAATTGGTATTCCCGACTGACTTTTATGTACTTGACATGGATGATGACCATTCTCCCGACCCTTCACCTTTGCTTTTAGGTAGACCCTTTTTGAACACAGTACAGACAAAAATTGACGTTAATAAGGGTACATTGTCCACGGAATTTGATGGAGAACTAGtccattttaatatttttgatacaatgGAATATCTTGTTAACTGTCACTCTGTGTTTGTTATTCATACTATTAATCCCTCTGTACAAGAATTTTCTGAGTTTGCTTGTAGGGGCAAATTCAAATTTACTGAGAACAAGTATAAAGGGATGAAAGCAATGTATGAGGTGAAAAGGAACAGGAAATTAAGGAAGAACGTTGCACTCAATGGCTATGTGGATCCCGGAGGAGTGCCACGGATTACAAGGAAAATTGACTTACACCCAAATTGAAGAGTGGTGTTCAATGTCTAATCAAAGACATTAAAAAAAGGCGCTCAttaggaggcaacccaatttcttttaattgtttgttcaGTTTTGTttgatagtttaaatatgttttccttgaatttgaccgattttttatttcaattttcgtttttgatgATTTGCAGGTGTCTCTCTGATATGACGTGCCCGTGTCAAGTCACCTGGAGAGCTCCTCATTCTGTGCCTTCTTGACGCGCCCGCGTCACGTTCGTGGGAAAGGTaagtattcaaaaaaaaaaaactcaagaatGATTATTGATTTTCTGTTAATCTctacttttgaattttgaaaataaattttgtccaaaataataagataaaaaaataaaaaaaaaaaaagagaaaaggaaaaaagaaacaaagtaaagagaaaaaaaaaacaaagtctttcagttgaaaaaaaaaagcaagtcttaaagaaaaaaaacaacaacaacaaaaactatttttcttttttctttctttttcttccttttctttccttttctttcttttcttctttcttctttctttcttctcccctgTTCTCCTCTGTGTCACCCGAAACTCACACGCCGCCTGCTACTCGACGCCACTGCCACGCGCCGCCTCTCCTTCTCCCtccgaatctctctctctccgcGCAGGTAGCTCACCTCCACCCC
The DNA window shown above is from Coffea arabica cultivar ET-39 chromosome 5e, Coffea Arabica ET-39 HiFi, whole genome shotgun sequence and carries:
- the LOC113722692 gene encoding uncharacterized protein, which produces MQNQLSQMALAINRLESQVFGKLPSQPELNLKNVSAMTLRSGKEIQGSELTISKDKDKERIDNELEKEDSNGTNQKILSDPVITVKTNPPPFPSRLEKPKKQYKEKEILEVFRKVEINIPLLDAIKQVPNYVKFLRDLCVNRRRLRGDARVIVGENVSAVLQRNLPPKCGDPGRFTVPCRIGNTLIRNTLLDLGASINVMPKSMYASLNLSPLKETEIIIQLADRTNAYPDGLVDDVLVKVNELVFPTDFYVLDMDDDHSPDPSPLLLGRPFLNTVQTKIDVNKGTLSTEFDGELVHFNIFDTMEYLVNCHSVFVIHTINPSVQEFSEFACRGKFKFTENKYKGMKAMYEVKRNRKLRKNVALNGYVDPGGVPRITRKIDLHPN